GGAGAGCATCGCGATCCGGCGCGGCTTGCGATGGCCGCCGGGGAAGGAGCCGGTGAAGCCTGCGGGGAACCTGAGACGTGGTGCGACACGGCTACTGCCGAGCCGGGAGACGTACTGGCTCACGTCGTCCGGTCCTCCTCACTCAGGGCACTGGTACCGACCCGCTCACGGGCATGGCACCGAAGGGGCACAGGGTCCCTTCGAAGGGCTGGAACAGTGGAACCCCTCCTTTCATTTCCGCTTTGCCAAATCATTACGGTGTGGATCCGGCGCGCCGCCGGGACCGCGCGCACACGGGTGAGGTCGTTACGCTCTGTGTCATGCGTCCGATCGGCACCGCGACCCGCGGGACCACCAACCCGAACCGGCTGCGCCGCATGGACCGCTGGATCGCCGCCGCACACGGCCCCGCCCTGCGCCGCGCCGACGCCCCCGTGGCGGTCGACCTCGGGTACGGCGCCGCCCCCTGGACCGCCGTCGAGCTGCTGCAGCGCCTGCGCACCGCCGAACCGCGCACCAGCGTGGTCGGTATCGAGATCTCCCCGGAGCGCGTCGAGGCGGCGCTTCCGTACGAGCGCGAGGGGCTCACCTTCCGGCACGGCGGCTTCGAGATCCCGCTGCCCGTGCGGCCCGCGCTGATCCGGGCGGCGAACGTGCTGCGCCAGTACGACGAGGGCGAGGTGGCCGCCGTCTGGCAGCGGCTGTGTGGCCGGCTCGCCCCGGGCGGGCTGCTGGTGGAGGGCACCTGCGACGAGATCGGGCGCCGCCATGTGTGGGTGGCGCTGGGCCCGGAGGGGCCGCGCACGGTGACCTTCGCGACCCGGCTCGGCTCCCTGGACCGGCCGTCCGACCTCGCGGAGCGGCTGCCCAAGGCGTTGATCCACCGCAATGTGCCGGGCGAGCCCGTCCATGCGTTCCTGCGCGACTTCGACCGGGCCTGGGCGGCGGCAGCGCCGTACGCCTCACTGGGCGCCCGGCAGCGCTGGATCACGGCCGTGCGCGCCCTGTCGGGCGACTGGCCGCTGACGGACGGCGTACGGCGGTGGCGCCAGGGCGAAGTGACGGTGAAATGGTCGGCGCTGCGACCCGAGCGGTAGCCCAACACGCGGCAAACAAGGTGAATTCCCCCGGCGCCGGG
This genomic interval from Streptomyces sp. NBC_00464 contains the following:
- a CDS encoding class I SAM-dependent methyltransferase, whose amino-acid sequence is MRPIGTATRGTTNPNRLRRMDRWIAAAHGPALRRADAPVAVDLGYGAAPWTAVELLQRLRTAEPRTSVVGIEISPERVEAALPYEREGLTFRHGGFEIPLPVRPALIRAANVLRQYDEGEVAAVWQRLCGRLAPGGLLVEGTCDEIGRRHVWVALGPEGPRTVTFATRLGSLDRPSDLAERLPKALIHRNVPGEPVHAFLRDFDRAWAAAAPYASLGARQRWITAVRALSGDWPLTDGVRRWRQGEVTVKWSALRPER